The following are encoded in a window of Panicum virgatum strain AP13 chromosome 5N, P.virgatum_v5, whole genome shotgun sequence genomic DNA:
- the LOC120673332 gene encoding F-box protein At2g26850-like codes for MLALLAAFVVACLLFLSKPCARDMRLFLASLFQQLALSLLGFLAGLRLHGGIAAAPETMPLMPSFKRKRAAAMVENAEEVAAGGGEPSVLDLPELAIDCILERLPPAELRSMTAVCRSMRERCRSDHLWERHMSEKWGRVLGRAARDEWRAHLASASRSSAAGSVSGGGGKRRRWLAALSCVCPVVSWMRPRADSGKSSGPVLDDSTMSWYLSMESGKFWFPAQVYNREHGHVGFMMSCYDAELSYDYHSDTFRARYPPHGRRTVVLEDGVQWDRVRAPPVDTLAHDLHASDCLHELRPGDHIEIQWRRNKEFPYGWWYGVVGHLESCDGNEHFCQCHLSDTVVLEFNQYTPGSRWRQALVNRKDHREEGNEGDGFYGGIRKLRSKKDISKWRQLWPTDILE; via the exons ATGCTTGCCCTGCTCGCCGCCTTCGTCGTTGCCTGCCTGCTCTTCCTGTCCAAGCCATGCGCGCGTGACATGAGACTGTTCCTAGCCTCCCTGTTCCAGCAACTCGCGCTCTCGCTGCTCGGATTCCTGGCGGGCCTCCGCCtgcacggcggcatcgcggctGCCCCGGAGACCATGCCGCTCATGCCATCCTTCAAGAGGAAgcgggcggcggcaatggtggaGAATGCGGAGGAGgtcgcagccggcggcggcgagccgtcGGTGCTCGACCTGCCCGAGCTGGCCATCGATTGCATTCTCGAGAGGCTGCCGCCGGCGGAGCTGCGGAGCATGACCGCCGTCTGCCGCTCCATGCGGGAGCGCTGCCGCAGCGACCACCTCTGGGAGCGCCACATGTCGGAGAAGTGGGGCCGCGTCCTGGGCCGCGCCGCCAGGGACGAGTGGAGGGCGCACCTGGCGTCCGCAAGCCGGTCCAGCGCCGCGGGCTCCgtctcgggcggcggcggcaagcgccGGAGGTGGCTTGCCGCGCTGTCCTGCGTCTGTCCGGTGGTGTCCTGGATGCGGCCCAGGGCAGACAGCGGCAAGTCCTCCGGCCCTGTGCTGGATGATTCCACCATGTCGTGGTATCTGTCCATGGAAAGCGGCAAGTTCTGGTTCCCGGCTCAGGTTTACAACCGCGAG CATGGCCATGTTGGGTTCATGATGTCATGCTATGATGCAGAGCTCAGCTATGATTACCATTCCGACACATTCCGTGCAAG GTATCCACCACACGGGCGGCGAACTGTGGTCTTGGAGGATGGGGTGCAATGGGACAGGGTCAGGGCACCGCCTGTCGACACTCTTGCACATGACCTACATGCCTCCGACTGCCTACATGAACTCCGGCCTGGCGACCATATCGAGATTCAGTGGAGAAGGAATAAAGAATTCCCATATG GCTGGTGGTATGGGGTTGTTGGCCACTTGGAGTCATGTGATGGAAATGAACACTTTTGTCAGTGTCATCTTAGTG ATACCGTTGTGCTGGAGTTCAATCAATACACGCCTGGCTCAAGATGGAGGCAAGCGTTGGTGAACAGGAAGGACCACAGGGAAGAGGGCAACGAGGGCGACGGGTTCTATGGCGGGATAAGGAAGCTCCGCAGCAAGAAGGACATCTCCAAGTGGAGGCAGCTGTGGCCAACAGACATCCTGGAGTAG